From a region of the Salarias fasciatus chromosome 6, fSalaFa1.1, whole genome shotgun sequence genome:
- the LOC115390708 gene encoding CD209 antigen-like protein C encodes MEMVVFENEPEVLMENISNKGHRDTSAAPGLKLYRCVAVSFGLLCILQVALNISLRLPLNCEARTKQLTEERDELKGNLNDSILGHEDEIKILTGERDELKRRLDDIISGNEAKIKTLTGERDELKRRLDAFTHRSHNGWLYFSHSFYYISQIKKTWHDSRNDCLKRGADLVIINSREEQEFIKGLVQNLMWIGLSKRDGIWEWVDGTRLAQSFWCSGEPNNHKSGNEDCGEIRSCSDDHGWNDEECSYSSLWICEKKMAL; translated from the exons atggagatggTCGTCTTTGAAAATGAACCTGAAGTCTTGATGGAAAACATCTCTAATAAAGGCCACAGAGACACATCTGCAGCACCAG gtCTGAAGCTGTACAGGTGTGTTGCTGTGTCTTTTGGTCTCCTCTGCATCCTTCAGGTTGCTCTCAACATTTCCTTGAGACTTCCTCTCA ACTGTGAAGCCAGGACcaaacagctgactgaagagagagatgagctgaagGGGAATCTGAATGACTCCA TTTTAGGTCATGAAGACGAGATAAAAATcctgactggagagagagatgagctgaagaggagactGGATGACATAA TTTCAGGTAATGAAGCCAAAATTAAAACcctgactggagagagagatgagctgaagaggagactGGATGCCTTTA CTCACAGGTCCCATAATGGATGGCTGTATTTCAGCCATAGTTTCTACTATATTTCTCAAATCaagaaaacctggcacgacAGTAGGAATGACTGTTTGAAAAGAGGAGCAGATCTGGTGATTATCAACAGCAGAGAAGAGCAG GAATTCATTAAAGGATTGGTGCAAAACCTGATGTGGATTGGGCTGTCCAAGAGAGATGGGATTTGGGAATGGGTAGATGGGACTCGCCTGGCTCAAAG TTTCTGGTGCTCCGGGGAGCCGAATAATCATAAAAGTGGAAATGAAGATTGTGGAGAAATACGCAGCTGCAGCGACGACCACGGCTGGAATGATGAAGAATGTAGTTATTCCAGTCTCTGGATCTGTGAGAAGAAAATGGCTCTATAA